One region of Baekduia soli genomic DNA includes:
- a CDS encoding alginate lyase family protein: MRRRLLAPAAAVLAAAAAWPGTAAAAPRPMRAGVWTTPAELRALPERGPAWTALKRVADEPIGTPHLNGKNSSADTHTLAAALVYARTADPGYATKVRTALMAVIGSERGGRTLALARGLQAYVIAADLVDLHRLDPAADQAFRTWLAAVRTERLRPADTPTLIATHEIRPNNWGTHAGASRMAADVYLGDTTDLARAAKVFKGWLGDRAAYHGFKYGPRSWQADPTRPVAINPPGAVLHGHPVDGALPDDLRRGCGFQFPPCPTGYPWEAMQGAVVQAEILHRQGYDAYDWGHQALLRATRFLLALDRRYPTGGWGISGDDTWIPWLLNARYHTHLPTTSPTQPGKGIGFTDWTLGPTGRRVTGSTAGTPTPTTTPPPSGSPASDPGRSSSPSATLPGELGIGALVLAAALTAVLARRRGQRHARP; encoded by the coding sequence ATGCGCCGCCGCCTGCTCGCGCCCGCCGCCGCCGTCCTCGCCGCGGCGGCCGCGTGGCCCGGCACCGCCGCGGCCGCGCCGCGTCCGATGCGCGCCGGGGTCTGGACGACCCCGGCCGAGCTGCGCGCGCTGCCCGAGCGCGGTCCGGCCTGGACGGCGCTCAAGCGCGTGGCCGACGAGCCGATCGGCACTCCGCACCTCAACGGCAAGAACAGCAGCGCCGACACCCACACGCTGGCCGCAGCGCTCGTCTACGCACGCACCGCCGACCCCGGCTACGCCACCAAGGTCCGGACCGCGCTGATGGCCGTCATCGGCAGCGAGCGCGGGGGCCGGACGCTCGCGCTCGCACGCGGGCTGCAGGCCTACGTCATCGCCGCCGACCTCGTCGACCTGCACCGCCTCGATCCCGCCGCAGACCAGGCCTTCCGGACCTGGCTGGCCGCCGTGCGCACCGAGCGCCTGCGCCCCGCCGACACCCCGACGCTCATCGCCACCCACGAGATCCGCCCCAACAACTGGGGCACCCACGCCGGCGCCAGCCGCATGGCCGCCGACGTCTACCTCGGCGACACCACCGACCTGGCCCGCGCCGCGAAGGTCTTCAAGGGCTGGCTGGGCGACCGCGCCGCCTACCACGGCTTCAAGTACGGGCCACGCTCCTGGCAGGCGGACCCCACCAGGCCCGTCGCGATCAACCCACCCGGCGCCGTGCTGCACGGCCACCCCGTCGACGGCGCCCTGCCCGACGACCTGCGCCGCGGATGCGGCTTCCAGTTCCCCCCGTGCCCGACCGGCTACCCATGGGAGGCCATGCAGGGCGCCGTCGTCCAGGCCGAGATCCTGCACCGCCAGGGCTACGACGCCTACGACTGGGGCCACCAGGCGCTGCTGCGCGCCACCCGCTTCCTGCTGGCCCTCGACCGCCGCTACCCCACCGGCGGCTGGGGCATCAGCGGCGACGACACCTGGATCCCCTGGCTGCTCAACGCCCGCTACCACACCCACCTGCCCACGACCTCGCCCACCCAGCCCGGCAAGGGGATCGGCTTCACCGACTGGACCCTGGGCCCCACCGGCCGCCGCGTCACCGGATCCACCGCCGGCACGCCCACCCCGACCACGACACCGCCGCCCTCCGGGAGCCCGGCATCCGACCCGGGCCGGTCCTCATCGCCGTCGGCCACCCTCCCCGGCGAGTTGGGAATCGGTGCGCTGGTGCTCGCCGCCGCTCTGACCGCCGTGCTGGCCAGACGCCGCGGGCAGCGCCACGCCCGACCCTAG
- the mptB gene encoding polyprenol phosphomannose-dependent alpha 1,6 mannosyltransferase MptB: MSTWLASGAASGASFLVPAAGDRLPGWMAGAFAGAGQTRGHGALLVSVLVLGAGYAVVLACRPALPASVVIGGIVALHVIFLLAPPLLSGDVFSYIAYGRLGALHGISPYRYGPDAAPHDPVLRYVAALWAHTPSAYGPLFTIPSYALGSLGIAAGLWGFKLLAAAAGLAVVAFVWRIAEARGRDPVVAAATVGLNPIFLIYAIGGAHNDLVMLAITMLGVLLACTRREAGGAAAVVAGAAVKASAAVVLPFLLLGGPQPRRAALGGLAAFAAIAALAVAVFRGSALGFASVLAHAHLVTSSSPGSDIMALIGRFPGRRPLGTGVAALVLAGLLWAVWRGADWVAGAGWALLLAAGAGSAMFGWYTIWPLPFAILTSDRRLLWATLFIQVMFVAHLVPDVVA; encoded by the coding sequence GTGAGCACGTGGCTCGCGAGCGGCGCGGCGTCCGGCGCGTCGTTCCTGGTGCCCGCGGCAGGAGACCGGCTTCCCGGCTGGATGGCCGGGGCGTTCGCGGGCGCCGGCCAGACGCGCGGACACGGCGCGCTCTTGGTCTCGGTGCTGGTCCTGGGCGCCGGTTACGCCGTGGTGCTGGCCTGCCGGCCTGCGCTGCCCGCCTCCGTCGTGATCGGCGGGATCGTGGCGCTGCATGTGATCTTCCTGCTGGCTCCTCCGCTGCTCTCCGGTGACGTCTTCAGCTACATCGCCTACGGCCGGCTCGGCGCCCTGCACGGCATCAGCCCGTATCGGTACGGCCCGGACGCGGCTCCGCACGACCCGGTGCTGCGCTACGTCGCAGCGCTCTGGGCCCACACCCCGAGCGCCTACGGGCCCTTGTTCACCATCCCCTCCTACGCTCTGGGATCGCTGGGCATCGCCGCGGGCCTGTGGGGCTTCAAGCTGCTCGCCGCCGCCGCCGGACTGGCCGTCGTTGCGTTCGTCTGGCGGATCGCCGAGGCCCGGGGACGCGACCCGGTCGTGGCGGCCGCGACGGTGGGGCTCAACCCGATCTTTCTGATCTACGCGATCGGGGGCGCCCACAACGACTTGGTGATGCTGGCCATCACCATGCTCGGCGTGCTCCTGGCGTGCACCCGGCGCGAGGCGGGGGGAGCGGCGGCGGTCGTGGCGGGAGCAGCCGTCAAGGCCAGCGCCGCCGTGGTGCTGCCGTTCCTGCTCCTGGGGGGTCCGCAGCCCCGGCGCGCCGCCCTGGGCGGCCTCGCCGCGTTCGCCGCCATCGCGGCGCTTGCCGTCGCGGTGTTCCGAGGGTCGGCGCTCGGGTTCGCGTCCGTGCTGGCACACGCCCACCTCGTGACCAGCAGCAGTCCGGGCAGTGACATCATGGCCTTGATCGGCCGGTTCCCCGGGCGCCGGCCGCTCGGGACCGGGGTGGCCGCGCTCGTGCTCGCCGGACTGCTGTGGGCGGTCTGGCGAGGTGCCGACTGGGTCGCCGGCGCCGGCTGGGCGCTGCTGCTCGCCGCGGGCGCGGGGAGCGCCATGTTCGGGTGGTACACGATCTGGCCGCTGCCGTTCGCCATCCTGACCTCTGATCGGCGGCTGTTGTGGGCCACGCTGTTCATCCAGGTCATGTTCGTCGCCCACCTGGTGCCTGACGTTGTCGCGTAG
- a CDS encoding glycosyltransferase, with product MASADGSGQRKMHLGIGARWGRALRRRRNWMDLGRYCVVGALGYVVNLAVYVALVHGLGVYYVLAAAGSFSVAVVNNYVWNRRWTFGRRRARLVRQGTRFLLVSVVALGANLILLRTAVASGLPKVVAQAVAIALVTPVSFVGNRVWSFAAEKPPDAVSRRLAWVLSGCATTLGAMVAVWCFVLSQTPARLAKPSAALIHRLDLWSAVTNADLPVPTTRPGIAAAVLLTTALAFAVYAAALRACWRREATPRRLALVAGGALVFFALTVVALPTLNTDIYEYMATGRVAAVHGADPYAVAADAFPGDPAYAYTDRRYTSIPGDNKLGVWTLLDVGLAKVTGRQVVDGLVAYRVALALCGALSLLLIVLLLRRLYPRAQLAGVVAYGWNPIVIMGAPTKVDSVMVALVLAGALALVAGHRRVGAVGMVLSALVKLVTLPLVAVRWVGLLRRHRWAELALEAALVAVTVAVVYAPFAGAPGLMGRELRLLQTGGSSPPRAVVALIFALVMLAVGLRQDGTPRRMVRGWAVVSVAFAALLPDLGFSWYLLVPIAMTALAASAPLVAAMTAIGVLSFSSDLWSTVGHGPFPRDVLTIAAAGVAITLAAVLAGRALHRRRAPAPVARARPSQAWGVPWLVLPTYDEADNLETVIEGARAALSCAAPEGFVILVVDDDSPDGTGWIADRLAAEHAEVRVLHRTVREGLGPAYLAGFAQALDEGAGFVFEMDADGSHDPADLVRLLSAVRDEGADVALGSRYVAGGGVSDWGRIRRGISRGGSWYARQVLGLPVRDLTGGFKCLRREVLERIDLPSVRARGYAFQVELTYRAVREGFAVAEVPIVFRDRRLGRSKMSVTIALEALWLIPAIRMSSTDDAATAHTAFEDRPGAEPGLIPLGSPSVPPP from the coding sequence ATGGCCAGCGCGGACGGATCCGGGCAGCGGAAGATGCACCTGGGCATCGGTGCTCGCTGGGGCCGCGCCCTTCGCCGCCGGCGCAACTGGATGGATCTCGGCCGATACTGCGTGGTGGGGGCGCTGGGCTACGTCGTCAACCTCGCCGTCTACGTGGCCCTTGTCCACGGCCTGGGTGTCTACTACGTCCTGGCCGCGGCCGGCTCGTTCTCGGTGGCGGTGGTCAACAACTACGTGTGGAACCGCCGGTGGACGTTCGGTCGTCGCCGTGCGCGCCTCGTGCGCCAGGGCACCCGCTTCCTGCTCGTCTCGGTCGTGGCTCTCGGCGCCAACCTGATCCTCTTGCGCACAGCCGTCGCCTCCGGCTTGCCCAAGGTCGTCGCCCAGGCCGTCGCGATCGCGCTGGTGACGCCCGTGAGCTTCGTCGGCAACCGCGTGTGGTCGTTCGCGGCCGAGAAGCCGCCGGACGCCGTGAGCCGGCGTCTGGCCTGGGTGCTGAGCGGCTGCGCCACGACGCTCGGGGCCATGGTCGCCGTCTGGTGCTTCGTGCTGTCCCAGACGCCGGCGCGGCTGGCCAAGCCGAGCGCCGCGCTGATCCACCGGCTCGATCTCTGGTCGGCCGTCACCAACGCCGACCTGCCGGTGCCGACGACCCGGCCCGGCATCGCGGCGGCCGTGCTGCTGACCACGGCGCTCGCATTCGCGGTCTACGCGGCCGCGCTGAGAGCGTGCTGGCGGCGCGAGGCGACGCCGCGCCGGCTGGCGCTGGTCGCCGGGGGGGCGCTGGTGTTCTTCGCGCTGACCGTGGTGGCGCTGCCCACGCTCAATACCGACATCTACGAGTACATGGCCACCGGTCGCGTGGCCGCGGTCCACGGCGCCGACCCGTACGCCGTCGCCGCCGACGCGTTTCCCGGGGACCCCGCCTACGCCTATACCGACCGCCGGTACACGTCGATCCCCGGGGACAACAAGCTCGGCGTCTGGACGCTGCTCGACGTGGGGCTGGCGAAGGTCACTGGACGCCAGGTCGTCGACGGCCTCGTCGCCTATCGGGTCGCCCTCGCGCTCTGCGGGGCGCTGAGCCTGCTGTTGATCGTCCTGCTCTTGCGAAGGCTCTATCCGCGCGCACAGCTGGCCGGGGTCGTCGCCTACGGCTGGAACCCGATCGTGATCATGGGGGCGCCGACCAAGGTCGACTCGGTGATGGTCGCGCTCGTGCTCGCCGGGGCGCTGGCGCTGGTGGCCGGCCACCGGCGCGTCGGTGCGGTCGGCATGGTGCTGTCGGCGCTGGTCAAGCTGGTCACGCTCCCGCTGGTGGCCGTACGTTGGGTGGGGCTGTTGCGCCGCCACCGCTGGGCCGAGCTCGCGCTCGAGGCGGCGCTCGTCGCCGTGACGGTCGCGGTCGTATACGCCCCCTTCGCGGGTGCGCCCGGACTGATGGGACGCGAGCTGCGCCTCCTACAGACCGGTGGCTCGTCGCCTCCGCGCGCCGTGGTGGCGCTGATCTTCGCCCTCGTGATGCTCGCGGTGGGCCTGCGTCAGGACGGGACGCCCCGGCGCATGGTGCGCGGGTGGGCCGTCGTGTCGGTCGCCTTCGCGGCACTGCTCCCGGACCTCGGGTTCTCGTGGTACCTGCTCGTCCCGATCGCGATGACCGCGCTGGCGGCCAGCGCGCCGCTGGTCGCCGCGATGACGGCGATCGGGGTCCTGTCGTTCAGCAGCGACCTCTGGAGCACGGTGGGCCATGGCCCGTTCCCGCGCGACGTGCTGACCATCGCAGCGGCGGGGGTGGCGATCACGCTCGCGGCGGTGCTCGCGGGCCGCGCGCTGCACCGCCGGCGTGCCCCCGCGCCCGTGGCCCGCGCGCGCCCATCGCAGGCCTGGGGCGTGCCCTGGCTCGTGCTGCCCACCTACGACGAGGCCGACAACCTGGAGACCGTGATCGAGGGTGCCCGGGCCGCCCTGTCGTGCGCGGCGCCCGAGGGCTTCGTGATCCTCGTCGTGGACGACGACTCGCCCGACGGGACCGGGTGGATCGCCGATCGGCTCGCAGCGGAACACGCCGAGGTCCGTGTGCTGCACCGCACGGTTCGCGAGGGGCTGGGACCGGCCTACCTCGCGGGCTTCGCGCAGGCCCTCGACGAGGGGGCCGGGTTCGTGTTCGAGATGGATGCCGACGGGTCGCACGATCCCGCCGATCTGGTGCGGCTGCTCAGCGCCGTTCGTGACGAGGGTGCCGACGTGGCGTTGGGCTCCCGTTACGTCGCCGGGGGAGGGGTGAGCGACTGGGGCCGGATCCGGCGGGGGATCAGCCGTGGAGGCTCCTGGTATGCGCGGCAGGTCCTCGGCCTGCCCGTACGCGATCTGACGGGCGGGTTCAAGTGCCTGCGCCGCGAGGTCCTCGAGAGGATCGACCTGCCGAGCGTGCGGGCCCGCGGTTACGCCTTCCAGGTCGAGCTGACCTATCGGGCGGTGCGCGAGGGGTTCGCGGTCGCCGAGGTGCCGATCGTCTTCCGCGACCGGCGCCTGGGCCGGTCGAAGATGTCGGTGACGATCGCGCTCGAGGCGCTCTGGCTGATCCCGGCCATCCGCATGTCGTCGACCGACGACGCGGCGACGGCGCACACGGCCTTCGAGGACCGTCCCGGTGCCGAGCCGGGGCTGATCCCGTTGGGCAGCCCGTCGGTGCCGCCGCCGTGA
- a CDS encoding CBM96 family carbohydrate-binding protein, which translates to MLAMFLLLAATLLLPLAARAATGDVGYQDASWGSLGGSATGNKESKLWYADGSWWGDLYNGSTDKHSIHRLDRTSNTWQDTGTQLDPRKSTRSDILWDGSINKLYVASHVYHDGTLSGSAPSTSAGTANGNRLYRYSYNTLSDSYSLDSGFPVTFAPHDAETMTIDKDSTGRLWATWQAGQKIWFAHSNAGDEASWTAPVEVPGAGTTSKDDISSIIAFDSKIGILWSDQAAGQMRFAVHTDGAADSAWSVANLNTGYSPDDHISLRADTAGNVWAATKTSETTGNPLILLSRRSPAGVWSHYVFGLAPQHTRPLILLNEAAGEIHVLATCPEAGATSGQNGGDICEKVTSMASPQFTNGPGTTIMHEGSGTPDLNDVTSTKQNLTSQSGIVALAGEDTLNLYWHSDRALGGNPPVESAPTANFSATPTSGTAPLNVQFTNTTTGTPAPSSYLWDFGDGQTSTEVNPAHTYTANGTYSVTLTATNAVGPDTKTQTGLISVADVPASGEQSFPAVADAPVKSNSPTKNYGTATSLRLRKDSSATGTNYNSYLKFDVTGLTGTPTSAKLRLYSTDGSPDGGAVSATSSSWTESGITWNTAPALGSTIGTAGKTASAAFVDIPLGNPIAADGIYSFALTTTSSNSQYYASREAAANQPQLILTTSGGGTPGPGAVVAQFAASATSGQGTLAVDFTDQSTGGADSWSWDFGDGGTSNQQSPSHTYTAPGTYTVTLTATRTSDGVSDVETKAGYIVVADQPPPGTTRTITPVADAHVKNTSPTRNYGTATTLQIRQGDASNNVTYHTLLKFDVTGASGPIVGAKLRLFVTDASPDGGAIYKVGDAWTEGAVNWNTAPVPTGSSIATIGGTTAGQWIEIPLGSAITGNGIYSFEITSSSTNSAIYSSREGTNQPELVLPT; encoded by the coding sequence ATGCTGGCGATGTTCTTGTTGTTGGCGGCGACCTTGCTGCTGCCTCTTGCGGCGCGGGCGGCGACCGGCGATGTGGGCTATCAGGATGCGTCGTGGGGCAGCCTGGGTGGTTCTGCGACGGGCAACAAGGAGAGCAAGCTGTGGTATGCCGATGGCTCGTGGTGGGGCGACCTGTACAACGGCTCGACCGACAAGCACTCGATCCACAGGCTGGACCGGACCTCGAACACCTGGCAGGACACGGGCACCCAGCTTGATCCTCGCAAGAGCACGCGCTCGGACATCCTGTGGGACGGTTCGATCAACAAGCTCTACGTCGCCAGCCACGTCTACCACGACGGCACGCTGAGCGGCAGCGCGCCGAGCACGAGCGCCGGGACGGCGAACGGCAACCGTCTCTATCGCTACAGCTACAACACGCTGTCAGACAGCTACTCGCTGGACAGCGGGTTCCCGGTCACGTTCGCGCCGCACGACGCCGAGACGATGACGATCGACAAGGACTCGACCGGGCGGCTGTGGGCGACCTGGCAGGCTGGGCAGAAGATCTGGTTCGCGCACAGCAACGCGGGCGACGAGGCGTCGTGGACCGCGCCGGTCGAGGTGCCGGGCGCGGGGACGACGTCCAAGGACGACATCTCCTCGATCATCGCCTTCGACAGCAAGATCGGCATCCTGTGGAGCGACCAGGCCGCCGGGCAGATGCGCTTCGCCGTCCATACCGACGGCGCGGCGGACTCGGCGTGGTCGGTGGCCAACCTCAACACGGGCTACAGCCCCGATGACCACATCAGCCTGCGCGCCGACACGGCGGGCAACGTCTGGGCCGCGACCAAGACCAGCGAGACCACCGGCAATCCGTTGATCCTGCTGTCCCGGCGCTCGCCGGCCGGCGTCTGGTCGCACTATGTCTTCGGCCTGGCCCCGCAGCACACGCGCCCGCTCATCCTGCTCAACGAGGCCGCGGGAGAGATCCATGTCCTGGCCACCTGCCCGGAGGCCGGCGCGACCAGCGGGCAGAACGGCGGCGACATCTGCGAGAAGGTCACCTCGATGGCCAGCCCGCAGTTCACCAACGGGCCGGGCACGACGATCATGCACGAGGGCAGCGGCACGCCCGATCTCAACGACGTCACCTCCACCAAGCAGAACCTGACCAGCCAGAGCGGCATCGTCGCCCTGGCCGGTGAGGACACGCTGAACCTCTACTGGCACAGCGACCGTGCGCTGGGCGGCAACCCGCCGGTCGAGAGTGCCCCGACGGCGAACTTCTCGGCGACGCCGACGTCCGGCACCGCGCCCCTGAACGTGCAGTTCACCAACACCACGACCGGCACGCCGGCCCCGTCCTCATATCTGTGGGACTTCGGTGACGGCCAGACCTCCACCGAGGTCAACCCGGCGCACACCTACACCGCCAACGGCACGTACTCGGTCACGCTGACGGCGACCAACGCGGTCGGCCCGGACACCAAGACCCAGACCGGGCTGATCAGCGTGGCCGACGTGCCGGCCAGCGGCGAGCAGAGCTTCCCGGCGGTGGCCGACGCACCGGTCAAGTCCAACAGCCCGACCAAGAACTACGGCACGGCGACATCGCTGCGCCTGCGCAAGGACTCAAGCGCGACCGGTACCAACTACAACTCCTATCTCAAGTTCGACGTCACCGGGCTGACGGGCACGCCGACCTCCGCCAAGCTGCGGCTGTACTCCACCGACGGCAGCCCGGACGGCGGAGCGGTCAGTGCGACCTCATCCTCGTGGACCGAGTCGGGCATCACCTGGAACACCGCCCCGGCGCTGGGGTCGACCATCGGAACCGCCGGCAAGACCGCCAGCGCCGCGTTCGTCGATATCCCGCTGGGCAACCCGATCGCCGCCGACGGCATCTACAGCTTCGCGCTGACGACCACGAGCTCCAACAGCCAGTACTACGCCAGCCGAGAGGCCGCGGCCAACCAGCCGCAACTCATCCTGACCACCAGCGGCGGTGGAACCCCCGGCCCCGGGGCGGTCGTCGCGCAGTTTGCGGCCTCGGCGACCAGCGGGCAGGGCACGCTGGCGGTGGACTTCACCGACCAGTCCACCGGCGGCGCCGACAGCTGGAGCTGGGACTTCGGCGACGGCGGCACCTCGAACCAGCAGAGCCCGAGCCACACCTATACCGCGCCCGGGACCTACACCGTCACGCTGACCGCCACGCGCACCTCCGACGGCGTCTCGGACGTCGAGACCAAAGCCGGGTACATCGTGGTCGCCGACCAGCCGCCGCCTGGGACCACACGCACGATCACCCCGGTCGCCGACGCCCACGTCAAGAACACCAGCCCAACCAGAAACTACGGCACCGCGACGACCCTGCAGATCCGCCAAGGCGACGCCAGCAACAACGTCACGTACCACACCTTGCTGAAGTTCGACGTCACGGGAGCCTCTGGCCCCATCGTCGGCGCCAAGCTCCGGCTCTTCGTCACCGACGCCAGCCCCGACGGCGGCGCGATCTACAAGGTCGGAGACGCGTGGACCGAGGGCGCGGTGAACTGGAACACCGCGCCGGTCCCGACAGGCTCGAGCATCGCCACCATCGGCGGCACGACCGCCGGCCAGTGGATCGAGATCCCCCTCGGCTCCGCCATCACGGGCAACGGCATCTACAGCTTCGAGATCACCAGCTCGAGCACCAACAGCGCCATCTACTCCAGCCGCGAAGGCACCAACCAGCCCGAGCTCGTGCTCCCGACCTGA
- a CDS encoding NAD(P)/FAD-dependent oxidoreductase: protein MSVAASKRAVVAGSSFAGLTAALELRRRLDATHEVVVLDPRADFTFIPSLIWLPFGLREPEDVTFPLAPMYAKQGIRFIDEAAASFDLEARALVTSGGQELAYDRLLLATGPRLAFEKIPGLGPVGGYTQSVCNLDHALLTRDAWSRFLENPGPVVVGTAQGGSCFGASYEFLLNAHHRIKKAGLLDVAPVTYITAEPFLGHFGLGGVSDSQRRVEKLFDQLGIEGIPNTVITEVRDGEIELDGGRVLPFTLSMIVPPFTGVDAIRNTDGLGNPMGFLPVDDEFRHTEIDTVYGAGVDIAIAPPQQTPVPAGVPKTGQMSEIMAKVAAQNLAADLQGGERRSLPIAEMEAMCILDAGNDGIIFKADHVLGTSEHPHVMSGPQAHWAKVAFEKIFLQTRKRGHLVL, encoded by the coding sequence GTGTCCGTTGCTGCCTCCAAGCGTGCCGTCGTCGCCGGATCCAGCTTCGCCGGGCTGACCGCGGCGCTCGAGCTGCGAAGGCGCCTGGACGCGACGCACGAGGTCGTCGTCCTGGATCCGCGCGCGGACTTCACGTTCATCCCGTCGCTGATCTGGCTGCCGTTCGGGCTGCGCGAGCCCGAGGACGTGACGTTCCCGCTGGCCCCGATGTACGCCAAGCAGGGCATCCGGTTCATCGACGAGGCGGCCGCGAGCTTCGACCTCGAAGCGCGCGCGCTGGTCACGAGTGGTGGGCAGGAGCTCGCGTACGACCGCCTGCTGCTGGCCACCGGCCCGCGCCTGGCCTTCGAGAAGATCCCGGGACTCGGTCCGGTCGGCGGATATACCCAATCGGTCTGCAACCTCGACCATGCGCTGCTGACCCGTGATGCCTGGAGCAGGTTCCTGGAGAACCCGGGGCCGGTCGTCGTCGGCACCGCCCAGGGCGGATCGTGCTTCGGCGCCTCCTACGAGTTCCTCCTCAACGCACACCACCGCATCAAGAAGGCCGGCCTGCTGGACGTTGCGCCGGTCACCTACATCACCGCCGAGCCGTTCCTGGGCCACTTCGGGCTCGGCGGCGTCTCCGACTCCCAGCGACGTGTCGAGAAGCTCTTCGACCAGCTCGGCATCGAGGGCATCCCCAACACCGTCATCACCGAGGTGCGCGACGGCGAGATCGAACTCGACGGCGGCCGCGTTCTTCCCTTCACCCTGTCGATGATCGTGCCACCCTTTACCGGCGTCGACGCCATCCGGAACACCGACGGACTCGGCAATCCGATGGGCTTCCTGCCCGTCGACGACGAGTTCCGCCACACCGAGATCGACACGGTCTACGGCGCTGGCGTCGACATCGCCATCGCTCCGCCGCAGCAGACACCCGTCCCGGCCGGCGTTCCCAAGACCGGACAGATGAGCGAGATCATGGCCAAGGTCGCCGCCCAGAACCTGGCCGCCGACCTGCAGGGCGGCGAGCGCCGCAGCCTGCCGATCGCCGAGATGGAGGCCATGTGCATCCTCGATGCCGGCAACGACGGCATCATCTTCAAGGCCGACCACGTGCTCGGCACCTCCGAGCACCCACACGTCATGAGCGGGCCCCAGGCGCACTGGGCAAAGGTCGCCTTCGAGAAGATCTTCCTCCAGACCCGCAAGCGCGGACACCTCGTCCTCTGA
- a CDS encoding aminoacyl-tRNA hydrolase produces the protein MDDPYRLYLVVRRGAFEDLETGGVLAGAAAVACLERFGADPAHAEAVAAWRARPGKVTLRARGGQWPQVLDLPHALAGDPDGAAVAALPPRRRSERGELLERLQAMSSELEPAPVLGDGEPPAAADGRLTYLVNPALEMSSGKTLAQIAHAATMAAARPDLAGWVAAGCPARVRVPAPVVFAALCGAGGLAAEVQDAGLTEVAPGTVTVLAVAPALRPC, from the coding sequence GTGGACGACCCCTATCGCCTCTATCTCGTGGTGCGCCGCGGCGCCTTCGAGGACCTCGAGACCGGCGGCGTGCTGGCCGGCGCGGCCGCGGTGGCCTGCCTGGAGCGCTTCGGCGCCGATCCGGCGCACGCCGAGGCGGTCGCCGCCTGGCGCGCCCGGCCCGGCAAGGTGACGCTGCGGGCCCGCGGCGGCCAGTGGCCGCAGGTGCTCGACCTCCCCCACGCCCTGGCCGGCGACCCCGACGGCGCGGCGGTCGCGGCGCTGCCGCCGCGGCGGCGCTCCGAGCGCGGCGAGCTGCTCGAGCGCCTGCAGGCGATGTCCTCCGAGCTGGAGCCCGCCCCGGTGCTGGGCGACGGCGAGCCGCCGGCCGCCGCCGACGGCCGGCTGACCTACCTGGTCAACCCGGCGCTGGAGATGAGCTCGGGCAAGACGCTGGCCCAGATCGCCCACGCCGCGACGATGGCCGCCGCCCGCCCGGACCTGGCGGGCTGGGTCGCGGCGGGCTGCCCGGCGCGCGTCCGCGTCCCGGCGCCCGTGGTCTTCGCCGCGCTGTGCGGGGCCGGCGGCCTGGCCGCCGAGGTCCAGGACGCCGGGCTGACCGAGGTCGCGCCCGGAACGGTCACCGTGCTGGCCGTGGCGCCGGCGCTCAGGCCTTGCTGA
- a CDS encoding GtrA family protein: MARYHELLRFGLVGGFNAATYFGLYAGGVLIGVPYLLSSFLAFVLSASLGYWLHEHWTFKGGAPSVRGWLGWLAAQALATGLNLLLLAIAVDGLGADKILAQLVLLPVTPAATYLVGRRWVFSKA, encoded by the coding sequence GTGGCGCGCTACCACGAGCTCCTGCGCTTCGGCCTGGTGGGCGGCTTCAACGCCGCCACCTACTTCGGGCTGTACGCGGGCGGGGTGCTCATCGGCGTCCCCTACCTGCTCTCGTCCTTCCTCGCCTTCGTGCTCTCGGCGTCGCTGGGCTACTGGCTGCACGAGCACTGGACCTTCAAGGGCGGCGCGCCGTCGGTCCGCGGCTGGCTGGGCTGGCTGGCCGCCCAGGCGCTGGCCACGGGGCTGAACCTGCTGTTGCTCGCGATCGCCGTCGACGGCCTGGGCGCCGACAAGATCCTCGCCCAGCTCGTGCTGCTGCCGGTCACGCCCGCCGCGACCTACCTCGTCGGGCGCCGCTGGGTCTTCAGCAAGGCCTGA